One genomic region from Pagrus major chromosome 24, Pma_NU_1.0 encodes:
- the gemin8 gene encoding gem-associated protein 8 isoform X1: protein MQEDISTVMSWFSSPVYSRYWQHYQQAMAWHQRHWRAYRKALEAAYGPGYCQEQHPSTHRRYADWHAGDNQGGDGGEEESSSDSDIECDVSNMEISEELRQYFAQTEKHREELKKQQQMEAEQHDSYVPADQDLHGVSWRSSLGPPSERPGERRGAEMKKLYGEDAPKIIAMETAMQLTFDRNCDLKKPKYWPVIPLKL from the exons ATG CAGGAGGATATAAGCACCGTGATGTCCTGGTTTTCCAGCCCTGTGTATAGCCGCTACTGGCAGCACTACCAGCAGGCGATGGCCTGGCACCAGAGACACTGGCGTGCCTACAGAAAGGCCTTGGAGGCTGCCTACGGCCCAGGCTACTGCCAGGAGCAGCATCCCAGCACCCACCGGCGCTACGCAGACTGGCACGCCGGAGATAACCAGGGCGGAGatgggggagaggaggagagtagCTCGGACAGCGATATCGAGTGCGACGTCAGCAACATGGAGATCAGCGAGGAGCTTCGGCAGTACTTCGCCCAGactgagaaacacagagaggagctga agaagcagcagcagatggaggCCGAGCAGCATGACAGCTACGTGCCGGCCGACCAGGACCTGCACGGCGTCTCCTGGCGAAGCAGCTTAGGTCCTCCCTCTGAGCGACCTGGCGAGAGACGCGGGGCCGAGATGAAGAAACTGTACGGCGAGGACGCACCCAAGATCATAGCCATGGAGACGGCAATGCAGCTCACTTTCGACAGAAACTGTGACCTCAAAAAGCCCAAGTACTGGCCCGTTATCCCGCTGAAACTGTAA
- the gemin8 gene encoding gem-associated protein 8 isoform X2, producing the protein MEDISTVMSWFSSPVYSRYWQHYQQAMAWHQRHWRAYRKALEAAYGPGYCQEQHPSTHRRYADWHAGDNQGGDGGEEESSSDSDIECDVSNMEISEELRQYFAQTEKHREELKKQQQMEAEQHDSYVPADQDLHGVSWRSSLGPPSERPGERRGAEMKKLYGEDAPKIIAMETAMQLTFDRNCDLKKPKYWPVIPLKL; encoded by the exons ATG GAGGATATAAGCACCGTGATGTCCTGGTTTTCCAGCCCTGTGTATAGCCGCTACTGGCAGCACTACCAGCAGGCGATGGCCTGGCACCAGAGACACTGGCGTGCCTACAGAAAGGCCTTGGAGGCTGCCTACGGCCCAGGCTACTGCCAGGAGCAGCATCCCAGCACCCACCGGCGCTACGCAGACTGGCACGCCGGAGATAACCAGGGCGGAGatgggggagaggaggagagtagCTCGGACAGCGATATCGAGTGCGACGTCAGCAACATGGAGATCAGCGAGGAGCTTCGGCAGTACTTCGCCCAGactgagaaacacagagaggagctga agaagcagcagcagatggaggCCGAGCAGCATGACAGCTACGTGCCGGCCGACCAGGACCTGCACGGCGTCTCCTGGCGAAGCAGCTTAGGTCCTCCCTCTGAGCGACCTGGCGAGAGACGCGGGGCCGAGATGAAGAAACTGTACGGCGAGGACGCACCCAAGATCATAGCCATGGAGACGGCAATGCAGCTCACTTTCGACAGAAACTGTGACCTCAAAAAGCCCAAGTACTGGCCCGTTATCCCGCTGAAACTGTAA